A stretch of DNA from Agelaius phoeniceus isolate bAgePho1 chromosome 4, bAgePho1.hap1, whole genome shotgun sequence:
TGCCCTCCGTGAGGGtccctcccttcctgcccagcctgggggcacagcGAGTAAAAGCCCGCGGGGATGGAGGGCATGGAGGGATTccctcagctcagctccccGGTATGACTCGGCTTCGGGCGCGTCCCTGACCCGCGGTTGTCCCTCGGCAGGGAAAGGGCTTGTTCGCCACCAGAAACATCCGCAAAGGGGAAACAGTCTTCGTGGAGAGGCCGGTGGTGTCATCCCAGTTTCTCTGGAATGCCCTGTACAACTACCGAGGTGAGCGGCCGGCGCTGGTGgcgtgtccccatccctgtctctTGTCCCGGTGGGGTGACCGCGGGGCCGCAGGGGTACCAAGGGAaggaagggtttgggtttgtcTTGGCGCCTCTATAAACGCGGCCCTGCTGCCTTTTCTGCCTTTGCACTAAACTGTTGACAAGTTCGGGTGTCGTCTGAGGAATGGTGACTTCCATCAGCTCTGGAGGAATGTGCCAGGTGCCACCATAGAACCttggaatgggttgggttggaaagggcctTAAAGATCATATTCCATCCCTAGCATGCGTAGGGACACCTTGCCCTaacccaggttgctccaagccccatcccctttttcctctctggtgTTGGTAGTGGTTGTGTTGCTTTGCCCTGGGTTCTGGTCCCTTTGCTTTCCAAAGGCTTTCCTGtggcatccatccatccatccatccatccatccatccatccatccatccatccatccatccctccatccctccatccctccatccatccctccaccCACCCCTCCTGTCCCCCACAGCCTGTGATCACTGCCTGCGGGCGCTGGAGACAGCGGAGGAGAACGCCCAGCGCCTGCTGGGGAAGAGCTCCCTGGTGCTGCCTCACCCGGAGCAGTGCAGCATCAGGAAGGACCTGCACCAGCAGTGTCCCCGCTGCCAGGTACGGGGCTGCCGGGAGGTACCGTGCTCTCCTTGGCATCCTTGAGTCCTTCCCATCcagctgggctcttgtgctgtcTGCCTTTCTGTGCCATGGGCCCAagagccagggctctgctggtcagggagggggcacagctggctcagctgGATCTGGGAGCCCCTTTCCCGCTGCCACAATGGCAGTGCTGTCCCCTCGCTGTAGGTGACGTACTGCAGTGCAGAGTgcaggcaggcagctctggagcagtACCACCAGGTCCTGTGCCTCGGCCCGTCCCGGGACGACCCCACGCACCCCCTCAACAAGCTGCAGGAGGCATGGAGGTAGGGCCTCACCTGCCTGTGCCTCCACGGGCAAGGGAGGTGGCTCTCCTGGGCTGGCTCCTCGCTGTGCATCCCTGCACAAGGTGGCTGGAGGGTGGGGGTGGCCCTGGGACTCTGCCCAGCTCTTTTTCCTAGTTGGGTGTTGTGATGTTGGCAGCCCAAGGGTTTGGACACACAGCTGAGCACTCCTTATCTTTCTCCCACTAAAGAGCTACAAAGCTCTGAGCTATGCACATCCCTCACTCCTGCAGTTTTATGGTGCTCCTGCAGATCTCCAGCCTCTGGGAGATCCTCCTTGTAGCATCCCATGGGCCCATTTCTGTCCCTGCTTTCAAAAAAAACTGGTTCCTAAGGGGATAAGCAACATCCCTGACTGAAATCTTGTCCCAGGCCCCAGCAGAGTGAGCAGGATGGAGGGGGATTGTTTGTATGCATGGAGCAGGAAGGTGGGTGCAGGTTTCTCTCCACTGGGTCCCTACACAGCAATGCTGCACTGAGCACTTTGGTGTGCTGGATCAGTGCAGGCCTGACCACACCTATGGCAGCTGTTTCTGCCTCTCTCCAGCTTCTCATTCCCATGCCAGCCCTGATCTGCTCATCTCTTCTCTATTTTAATCCCACAGAAACATGCATTACCCCCCAGAGACATCCAGCATCATGCTGATGGCCAGGATGGTTGCCACCATCAAACAGGTACGGTGGGTGGTTTTGTTATCCCATTGTGGATGTTATTCCCAAGGCTCTGATGCCTTGGCCTGGCTTTCTCAGCATTTATTGTGACAATCGTCCCTCTCTCTGAGCTGGGGAGGAAAATGGTGTTGGTGCAATGCCTCTGCTTGATTCTTTTGTCAGGCTAAAGACAAGGAGTGGTGGATCAAGGCCTTCTCCCAGTTCTGCAACAAGACAGCAAATGAAGAAGAGGAGATTGTGCACAAACTGCTGGGGGATAAATTTAAGGTAAGACCCAGCAGCTCTTCAGTCCTGGAGCCTTCCTTCTCCTGCCTGTGTCTGTGAGCCCACAGATGCAAAAGCCTCATTACACAGGGATAGGAAATACTGGAAACTCCAGGCTAAAAGGTAGGGCCCTGGCAGTGAGGAAGTGGTTGCTTAGAGGGTTTTGGCCTTGTGATGCTTTCATGGGATATGCTGCTCCTTCCTGTGGGGGAGATGTtcctgctgtgggctgggacAGTGTGATATTTAGCTGCTGAGTGGGTGGCTTTTGCTGCTAAAAGGGTGGATTTCACGGCTCTGAGGGCAGCAGCCTCCAGCCatgcagggcaggctggggagccTGAATCCTTCTGGAGCCTTCtgagctcagcctcagcccagggctggcacccccagcacccccaccCTGACCttgctctgtgtcctgccagggccagctggagctgctgcgcCTGCTCTTCACTGAGGCTCTTTATGATGAATATCTCAGCAGGGTGAGTGGCTCTGCCTCCCAGACAGCCCAGGAGTGTTGGCCAGGGCTCCCCTGGGACTCTGCTGGTTCCTTGCTTCCCCCAAAGCTCCCTGAAGCATTGCAGAGCGAGGTGCTCCTGCAGGCTCCTCAGTTGCTTTGTCTGTCCCTTCTGCAGTGGTTCACCCCAGAAGGCTTTCGATCCCTCTTTGCCCTCGTTGGGACCAATGGCCAAGGCATAGGAACCAGGTAATGGGGCTTTGTGGGTGCTCTTTGCCAGGCAGTGCAGATGTGCAATGTCAATGGCTGGGTTTAGACATGGGGAGAGAGGggcagactgaaaaaaaaaaacttcatctTGGCTGTGTCCAACCCTTTCACATCCCTCTGCCAGACCTTGGCTGCTCAGAGCCGCCTTGGATCTCCTCTGTAAAGTCCCACTGTGTGCTCAGAGCATTGTGGCACTGTAGAAATGTTCTGCTGTTTCTGACAGTACTGTggcactgtgtcactgtcccactgctccccaggcactgtgtcactgtcccacTGCTCCCCAGGCACTGTGGCACTGTGTCACTGCCCCACTGTTCCCCAGGCACTGTGGCACTGCCCCACTACTTCCCAAGCCCTGTGGCACTGTGTCACTGCCCCATTGCTCCCCAAGCCCTGTGGCACTGTGCCATGTCCCCTGTTCCCCAAGCCCTGTGGCCCTGTGCCATGTCCCCTGTTCCCCAAGCCCTGTGGCACTGTGGCACTGCTCCCCAAGCCCTCTGGCACTGTGCCATGTCCCCTgttccccagctccctgagccAGTGGGTGCACGCGTGCGATGCTCTGGAGCTGCCCGTGCTGCAGCGGGAGGAGCTGGACGCCTTCATCGACCAGCTCTACAAGGACATTGAGAAGGGTGAGCCTCTgggagggcaggcacagggcaggcagcctCGGGATAGGGATCTTTGTCCTCCATCCCCTGCCAGTGGGAGGGAAAGGCTCTTGGGAAACCCCCGTgcagcagccaggccctgctggctgtgggTGTTCCTGTTGATGGACATTCCTTTGTGCTTGTGTGTGgaagagctggaagggaccGTGCAGAGCTCTAACCcctctgtctgtgctgcagagtcGGGAGAGTTCCTCAACTGCGAGGGATCCGGGCTCtatgtgctgcagagctgctgtaaGTAACACGAGGACTGCGAGGGAAATGTCCCGTGCTAGGCTGGCTCGCCTCTTTCCCTGGAGAAAGGGGTTTGTGCTTGCCAtctctgggatgggatggggtggatGGGATGGGTACTGCTCTCGGTGTTCCCTGGCACTTTGCCCAGCTGTGGAAtggccagccctgccttggATGCACTCAGATGTGGTGTGGTTCCAGGAGCCACTGGGGCATTTAGCAGAGATTGTATTGCCCATAGGTAACCACAGCTGCATCCCCAATGCTGAGACATCCTTCCCAGAAAACAACTTCCTCCTGCATCTCACTGCTCTGGAGGACATCGAAGCAGGAGAGGTGAGACAGCAGGGCCTGGGTGGACCTGAGGTGACATCACACCTTGGCATCATCCCTGTGTCCGCTACATCTTCCATGGACCCCAGCCCCAAAACCTCCTGTGTCCTGCATCATCTTGGCAGAGGAATTCAATCCCCATCCCGTGTAGGAGCTGCCACACCCCCTGTTTCTGCCTGATTctgagagggactgggagaactgctgctgctttgggatcATGGGGAGCGATTCTGAGCCCAGCCCATTTCTGTTTGCTGCCAGGAAATCTGCATCAGTTACTTAGACTGCTGTCAGAGGGAGCGGAGCAGACACAGCCGCAACAAGATACTCAGGTAGGGGCTACCTGGGGGGACCTCACACCCCCTGACACCCCAAACACCCATCAGGGCAGCATCCCCACCCCGGGGCTGGGTGTGAACTTCAGTGGGCTGGGGGTGTGTGCAGGACGAGGTGCTTCTGGTGCTTCGAGCTCCTTGTAATGTGTTGTAGGATTTGGGTTCCCCCCTCTCTCTGCAGGCTTACACCTGCAGacccttccttttccttgtcTGTCCCTCAAGGGTAGAGGTTCCTGCTGGGGtcactgtccccctgtcccaTCACCCCTGTGGGGCTGAGAAATCCCCCACTCCACCCAGAGTACCTTTACCCTGCCTGAGCCAGCAGATGGAacccccaggctgctctggctctgACACGTTGAGCCCCTTCCTGGCTGTTCTCTCCCcacccctgggcagcagcagtgtggcagTGTAGCTTGTGCACACCATGCCtgtctcctgcctgcccacctGCCAGGGAGAACTACTTGTTTACCTGCTCGTGTCCCAAGTGCCTCGCGCAAGCCGACGACGCCGACGTGACGtcggacgaggaggaggagggcgaAGGAGAGACTGACGATGCTGAGCTGGAGGATGAGATGACTGATGTGTGATCCTGGTCCCGGGCCcgaggacagggatgggatgggacgggaagGGAAGGGCCTGGAGGCTCCTCCAAGAGgcagcagctttaatttagaACAGGGTTGTGTTGtgggggcgggcggggccgcgTGCCGAGGTGCCGGAgcggggcagccaggagccggaggcaggccctgctcctgcctgtccgtgttgtccctgtgcctgtgtgtgtgtgtgtcaggctgCCCTCGTCCTCCCTGCGAGGACAAGCTGTGAGCCAGTGGGcctccagcacatcccagtTCCTGCTGGGGCTGACTGGTGCTTGCAGGGGAGGCTGGAGGGGAGTGGGATCCAGCCAGCCCCTGGGATACCAGCTGGTCACCCGTGAGGTGgctctgctgtgtctgtgcaggcTGTGGATGTGGAGGAGCTTGTCCTTCCCACCTGCAGGGACGAGGGgaacgtgtgtgtgtgtgtgtgtccgtgtgtctgtgcACGAGGGTACTATTTAATGTCTATATTAGCACTATCTACACACTATGGAGCTGGGGCCCTTGTATATCCTCCATCCCATGCCTTGGCCGGCAGTGAGGGGCAGCAGCATCTCGCAGGGGATGCCTTGGAGAGTGGCCCAGAGCTCGAGTCCAgcagggggagcagagctgaCCCTGCAGACACCTCCTTCCCAGCTCGGCCCATccttcctgtgacacagagccCCAGGCAATGACTGCAGGAGCTCACGAGGGCTGGGTGTCATCCCAAACCCAGAAGACATTTTGGGTTTTGTAGGGAGGGAGTTGTCCCTCCCTTCAGCTGGCCGTGGGATGAGGATGTGCCCGGGGATGCAGCATGTGCTGAGTGTTTCCCTGCACCCAGTGCTCCCACatggagatgtgccagtgcagagtGGCCCCCCTGGATGTCCCCTTGTCATCCATCCCATGCTGCCACCCTCAAGGCCACACCATGCAGCAGTGTCCATGTGTGCAGACCATGTGGCTGGAGGGACAATGGCTCCAAGTGACAGAGAGGCAGCAGGTCAGGGATGCACCCAGGATTATTTCCTCCCTCCATGGATTTTGGGGAGCtgtgttcctgctgctgtgtccatGGCAGCTGGACTGTGGGACCGAGGGTGGCACACCTGTGGCACTGCCATCACCgccagccctgcctcctgcTGCTTGTCCCCAGCCGTCCCGGGCCACATCCCCTTCAGTGTTCCTAATAAACCAAGACTGGTGACAGCTGGGACCCCTGTGCTTTGTATTGCTGGGTGCAGAGAGGGCTGTGAGCCAGGGGCTGGTCCTGTGGGGACCCGGGGCTCAGGGAACAGACACCTGTGCAAGTGGATTTGTGATCAGCCCACCCCTGCTGGAGGCTGTGCTGTCCCATGAGGCTCTGActgagccctgccccagctgcaggaggtACTTGGAGAATtgtactaggaaaaaaaattgaggatGAGATTTATCCCTTTATCGGCTGACTGctagaaataaaagagaaactTCCCTTTTTCTAAAACTTACTCAGACTTCATTAGCTCAGACAAAAATATACAGACATCAGGTGAGCCCTCCTGGTACAGACCAAGCCTGTATCGctctcccccatccctgccagtCCTGCATCCCTCCAAATCAGCAGCACAAGGTCAAATGTTTCCAGGgaagtgctctgggccctcaccTCCCTCCCACACAGTCGCAGCTCGGTGCCAGGCTCAAGGTTCCCCCTGGCATTGGTGTTTGCCCTTGGCCACACACCAGTGCCAGCAGAAAGATCTCCCTGTGGCCGAGTCCAGCAGATCTCTGGAGCACGTTGGGATCCTTTCCTCAAACCTGGTCCTTAGGGCAAGACCCTGGGATGCACCAGGAAGTCCTTGATCCACCAGAGCCTTCTGCTGCTACCAGAAGGTCCAGGGGGGCTGCATCATCTCGTAGGTGGGAATGCTGGTGACGTTGACAGGAATGGAGATGACGGCCCAGGGGAGCCCATGCTGCTCCAGGGAGCGCCTGATCATGTACCTGGGGGGATGGAAGGGTGACAGCTGTTCCcaagctgccagggctgggagggtgcagccagagcccagcacagaccaCAACTAACCCAGCTCCAACTCTGCCCAGTAACCAGGACTGAACCCAGCTTGATTAATGATtaaatttcagcatttcctctcGCTGGGGTCTGAGCCCCTTGGATTTCCCCTCTGATCCAGGTACATTTCCCATCACTGCACCCCAGCTCCACTGcatttcctgctgcagcctAATCCAAGTGCATTTCCCCCACCATTTGTGATCCTGGTGCATTTTCCCTGTGTTCCCCTTGGTCTGGGTGCCTATCACCCCTCTCCCCTCCATGgtccagcagcattttcccctttcccttgaACACCCTAAATGAACAGAACTGAACCTCCCTGCTGTGCGGGACAAGGCTGTCACTTGGCTGTTTGTGAGCTGTCCCACCCGGGAAGGCAGCTGGGCACATACCCATGCCTGCCCAGCACAAAGAGCTGTCCCACCCTGGCACGTACCCATCCCCTGGCCAGCACAAAGAGCTGTCCCACCGTGTCACatacccatccctgcccagcagggagagctgtcCCACCGTGTCACGTACCCGTCCCTCTGTCCCACCGTGTCACGTACCCgtccctgcccagcacaaaGAGCTGTCCCACCCTGTCACACACCcgtccctgcccagcaggaagAGCTGTCCCACCGTGTCACGtacctgtccctgcccagcaggaagAGCTGTCCCACCGTGTCACATAcccatcccttcccagcaggaagAGCTGTCCCACCCTGGCACGtacctgtccctgcccagcacaaaGAGCTGTCCCACCCTGGCACGTACCCGTCCCTCTGTCCCACCCTGTCACACACCCGTCCCTCTGTCCCACCGTGTCACGTACCCGTCCCTCTGTCCCACCGTGTCACGTACCCgtccctgcccagcacaaaGAGCTGTCCCACCGTGTCACGTACCCGTCCCTCTGTCCCACCCTGTCACGTACCcgtccctgcccagcaggaagAGCGCGGGGATGTCGGCCGTGCGCCGGGAGCTGTCCTGGATCATCTCGATGTAGAAGCTGTCGTTGTCGTAGGCGTTGTCGGCGATGATGACGGCCCGCCCGCCATGCTCCTGGATCACTCGTGTCTTGGACAGGAACGAGCAGCccctgtggcacagagggaCCACGCTGTCACCTACCTGGGGTGGCTCCAGAGCCTGCACCTGCCAGAGCTGGCCTGGAGACAGCCAAACTAGGGATTGTCTCCCTGATTCCACACCTCCTCCAAACCCTGCTCCTTTGAGTCTGTATTTTAGGCACAAGCCACCCAcactcctaaaaaaaaaaaaaaaagaaataaaatcttgaaatggtttgggttggaagagatcataaagctcatccagttccacccctgccatggcagggacatgtTCCACtgttccaggctgctccaagccccagtgtccaacctggccttggacacctccacAGATATGAGGCATCCTCCAgaatttctctgggcaacctgtgccagggcctcaccactcACAGAGAAGAGTTCTTTGCCACtgtctaatctaaacctactctctttcaatCTGAACCCTGACAGCATTTTTTCTACCTTGCCACAGGCTAAAAAACACAAGATGCAATTCTCCAGGGTAGGAACACCCTTGCATTTTCCTGGTTTATCTATGTGGGGGAAGCCACAGGATGAATCTGGAGGTGACGGGGAGATGTGGCCAGGgctcccctcctgcccagcagggtccccaGGAGGTGCCATGATGCCAGACCTACCCCCTCTCCACCAAGGCGATCTGGTCCTGGATGAAGACCCCATTGTTGAGCTCTCCACAGGCCTCCGGAGGATCCGCGGGCACCAGGTGGATCTGGTCGTACCTTGTGTTCTCCGAGGAGACAGGAGGGGTGAgctgggggatggagctgctccccctccccaccctgcccacccCACACCCTGCTCatccctctgggagctgctttggGGGGATTCTGGGCTCCCAGGTTCAGGGACACTCAGAGCCAGCCCCAGGGGCAATCCCCACCTCTGGAATCCTGTTGAGGCCAAGGATGCTTGTGGAAGAGCAATGAACTCCATTttaaccaaaaccccaaatcactGAGTCCCACCAAGGAGCAGTATTGGGATGGAGGGAGCCAAAGGGGCAAATTCAGTTTTTAATACTTACAAACACGCCACCAAAATCCTTAGCTGGGGTGGCAGTGAAGATGTAGCGGATGTCTCCGGGGCTCAGCACTTGGAAGTACAAATACTCATGGATGCGTAATCCTGGGGGTGAAAGGACAGAGCTGAGGCAAGGGAAACTAAAGgcaaaatccctgaaaaaagggggaaagtcCCAGTTATCACTCGTGAACCACGGGGGAGAGAACAGGCCCTCCAGCAATGCCAAATCTTGGCCCAGgacccaaaatgccccaaaggTTTTGGGGTGTTCCAAGGGCAGATGGGGGAGTTCCCAGGGGCTGAGAGGGAATGGGGGCAAGAAAAGCACAGGGACTGGGGTGCTCAAGGGGAAAATGCAGCTGGACCATGGAGGGGAGAGGGGTGATAGGCACCCAGACCGAGGGGAACACAGGGGAAACGCGCCAGGATCACAAATGGGAGGGAAAATGCACTTGGGTGAGGATGCAGCAGGAAATGCAGTGGAGCTGGGGTGCAGTGATGGGAAATGTACCTGGATCAGAGGGGAAATCCAAGGGGATCAGACCCCAGTGAGAGGAAATGCTGGGGACTGGGGTGCTGGGTGGGGAAATGCAACCAGGATGGGGAGCTGCACCGAGGGAATTGCACCAGGATGGGGATGCAGGAGGGGAAATGCACTCACGGTGGAATGCAGGAGGGGAAATGCATGCGGATTGGGatgtgggaggaaaaaaggaatggTGTGGGGGCGCAGCGAGGGGAAATGCCCCCGTACCCCAATACGGGTACAGGAGAGAAACCGCAATGGGGCCGGGCTGCCGGCAGGGGAAATACACCGGGATACAGACACAGGAGTGGAAATACACCGGGACACAGACACAGGAGTGGAAATACACCGGGATACAGACACGGCAGGGGAAATACACCGGGATACAGACACAGGAGCGGAAATACACCGGGACCCAGACACAGCAGAGGAACCGCAACGGGGCCGGGCTGCCGGGAGGGGATATACACCGGGATCGCGGTGCGCCGAGCGGGGAGGCGGCCGGACCGGGATGCCTGGGGTGTGTGCTCGGTCCGGGAGCGGGATCCGGGTGGTGGCGGCCCGGCCCGGGTGCTGTCCCCGCTCCGTGCCTCCCTCCGTCCCTCACTCACCGCGGGCCGGCCAGCAGCAGAcgcagagccagagccagagccagagcagcaTGGCTGCGCCACGCCCCGCCCACCAGCCCGCCCCGCGCTCTCCATTGGCGGATGAGCTTAGCGCCCTCCTTTCTATTGGTCTGCGCCGCCATCAATCACGCGCGAGCCGGCGCGGGCAGCTCGCTGTCACCGCGGCGTTCGCTGCCAAATAGTGTTCCATAGCAATTCCGCACGCTGCGCGCCCTCTTCCCTCTCTGCCAAATTGTGCTCCCActcccggcccgcccccgggaAGGTTCTGGGCGTGCGCGGTGCATTGTGGGGGGCCGGGAGCGAGCAGCCGCCGCGATGATGGTGAGTGACCCGCGCCATCCGCCGCCATCCGCCACCATCCGCCGCTGTCCCCGCGTCCCGCCGCCCTGCCTGGGCCGGGGGGCTCCCGCCGGGCCCCAGGGAGCGGCTGTGGCGGGGTCGctgcgggccgggccgcgcGGATGGAGCCCCCCCGGCGCGCAGGCCTGGCGGTACCCGGGCAGTGCCGCGCCCGCCGGAGCCAGAGCCGGAGCCGGGCTGCGCTGGCTGCAGGGGACGGGAGCGGGTAGCGGGCAGCCCCGAGCTCCATCCCGCTCCAGAGCCTCCCCCCGGCCCGGTCCTGGTCCCCGCAGCCCCGCGCCCGCTCCGGCTCCAGCCCCGCGGTGATGCGGGAGGTGTGTCCAGCCTGGTTCCCCCGGGGACAAACGGGTCCTTTTCCCTTggaattcctgctctgctgggtgtggAGGAAAGCTGTGCGGTTTATCCCACAGAATCTTTCTGGGTTTCAGGGATCAGAGGATAGTCAGGGCTGGAGATCACTCAGCTCTAactcctgcccagcagggtcacctggagcaggtgacacaggggcgtgcccaggtgggtttgggatgtcTCTGGGGGGGACACTCCAGGccctccctgtgcagctgtcCCAGGGCTCTGTCACCCTCCATGGCAAGAAGTTCTTCCTCGTGTTGAGGTTCACCTCACTTCTTGTACTTAATTCTACATCCTGTTACTGGGCATCACCAGAAAGTCTGGCACCAACCTCTTGGCACCGCCTCGGAGAGATGTGTATGGATTGATGGGATCCCTCTTAGCCTTCCCTTCTGCAGCCTAAGCAGGCCCAGCTCCTCATAGGAGGGATGCTCCAGAGGCCAAGGATGTTCTTTGTGCCCATCACCGAACCCCCTGCAGTGGCTCCCTTTCTTGTGCCTGTGCCCCCTCAGTGCACCAAGCACAGTTCAgttctgctctgtgcctgctggcAGCTGTTCTGAGCCAGTGCATCCCAAATTTGGGCAGTGTTTGGGCTTTGCCTGAGCTCTGCCTGTGAGATGGTTGCAGCATTCATgggattgtttgggttggaagggaccttaaatcccatccagtgccacccctgccatggcagagacCCCTCCCATTGTTCAGGCTGCTCCAAGTATCAAtgtgcagcctggccttgggcactgccagggatccaggggcagccacagctgctctggtgcTTCCACCACCCAGGCTTGTTTGGTTCCTCAGTGTCTCTGTAATTCCTGCACACTCTGTCTCCTCCAGGCCAGCATCAGATCAGGACCTTCTGCCCCAAGGAATCCCCGTTATTTTTGGGAcagtccctgtgtgtccctgagcCTGTGGTGGAGCAGTTGTGTGAATTGCCAgtgctgtgggagcagtggaAAGCAGCAGGGTGGTGTGGGGCAGAGGAATTACACCGGGTCTGTATTTTTGGCCTTGTTCCTGCACACGGGTGCCCTGTGGGCTGTCAGGAGCTCTCTGCGGGTCCTTGGGGTGGGGCtgacagctgtgctgtgctcccccTGCAGCCAACACCGGTTATCCTGCTGAAGGAGGGCACGGACACCTCGCAGGGCATCCCGCAGCTGGTCAGCAACATCAACGCCTGCCAGGTGATCGCCGAGGCCGTGCGCACCACGCTGGGCCCGCGCGGCATGGACAAGCTCATCGTGGATGACCGGGGTGGGTATGCTCTGATTGCTGGGCAgcgctgagcctggctggggcagccaaacccagctggggcagcactgagcctggctgggccaGCTGGGGCAGCCAAACACAGCTGGGGCATCTGGGGCAGCGCTGAGCCCGGCTGGGCCAGCTggggcagccaaacccagctggggcagcactgAGCCCGGCTGGGGCATCTGGGGCAACCAAacccagctggggcagcactgagcctggctgggccaGCTGGGGCAACCAAacccagctggggcagcactgagcctggctggggcagccaaacccagctggggcagcactgagcctggctgggccaTCGGGGGAGcactgagcctggctgggccaTCTGGGGTAACCAAacccagctggggcagcactgagcctggctgggccagctggggcagccaaacccagctggggcagcactgAGCCCGGCTG
This window harbors:
- the SMYD5 gene encoding protein-lysine N-trimethyltransferase SMYD5, translating into MAAAAGPHAGAAAEARFISSAKGKGLFATRNIRKGETVFVERPVVSSQFLWNALYNYRACDHCLRALETAEENAQRLLGKSSLVLPHPEQCSIRKDLHQQCPRCQVTYCSAECRQAALEQYHQVLCLGPSRDDPTHPLNKLQEAWRNMHYPPETSSIMLMARMVATIKQAKDKEWWIKAFSQFCNKTANEEEEIVHKLLGDKFKGQLELLRLLFTEALYDEYLSRWFTPEGFRSLFALVGTNGQGIGTSSLSQWVHACDALELPVLQREELDAFIDQLYKDIEKESGEFLNCEGSGLYVLQSCCNHSCIPNAETSFPENNFLLHLTALEDIEAGEEICISYLDCCQRERSRHSRNKILRENYLFTCSCPKCLAQADDADVTSDEEEEGEGETDDAELEDEMTDV
- the PRADC1 gene encoding protease-associated domain-containing protein 1 isoform X1, translated to MLLWLWLWLCVCCWPARGLRIHEYLYFQVLSPGDIRYIFTATPAKDFGGVFVRPDPPGARGSSGGLWRAQQWGLHPGPDRLGGEGGLLVPVQDTSDPGAWRAGRHHRRQRLRQRQLLHRDDPGQLPAHGRHPRALPAGQGRVHDQALPGAAWAPLGRHLHSCQRHQHSHLRDDAAPLDLLVAAEGSGGSRTSWCIPGSCPKDQV
- the PRADC1 gene encoding protease-associated domain-containing protein 1 isoform X2, giving the protein MLLWLWLWLCVCCWPARGLRIHEYLYFQVLSPGDIRYIFTATPAKDFGGVFNTRYDQIHLVPADPPEACGELNNGVFIQDQIALVERGGCSFLSKTRVIQEHGGRAVIIADNAYDNDSFYIEMIQDSSRRTADIPALFLLGRDGYMIRRSLEQHGLPWAVISIPVNVTSIPTYEMMQPPWTFW